The window CGGTGACGCGAGTCTTGGCGAGCTCCATGGCCAGCGAGCGGGTCAGGCCGACGACGCCGTGCTTGGCGGCGCAGTAGGCGCTGACATAGGCGTAGCCCCGCAGCCCGGCGGTGCTGGCGACGTTGACCACCCGCCCCCAGGGACGGCCCGACATCCCCTCCAGGGCGGCCTGGGTGCAGAGCCAGGTGCCCACCAGGTTGACCTCGAGCAGGCGCCGGAGCTGGTTCACGTCGGCACGTCCGAAGGGCAGGCTCTCGGCGGCCCCGGCGTTGTTGACCAAGATATCGACCGGACCGAAGCGTTCGCAGGCCTCGGCAAAGGCCTCGGAGACCCGCGTGTCGTCGGTGACGTCGAGCACGAC is drawn from Deinococcota bacterium and contains these coding sequences:
- a CDS encoding SDR family oxidoreductase, with product VVLDVTDDTRVSEAFAEACERFGPVDILVNNAGAAESLPFGRADVNQLRRLLEVNLVGTWLCTQAALEGMSGRPWGRVVNVASTAGLRGYAYVSAYCAAKHGVVGLTRSLAMELAKTRVTVNAVCPGYTRTDLLEGAVATIVAKTGRSRDEALRELARSNPQGRLTEAEEVAHAVLWLCQEASHGVTGQSLVIAGGEVTA